One window of the Halorussus sp. MSC15.2 genome contains the following:
- a CDS encoding NAD-dependent epimerase/dehydratase family protein gives MQDKRVMVTGGAGFIGSNLANYLAADNDVIAVDDLYLGTPENLDESVEFHDVSVVDDDLPTEGVDVLFHLAALSSLTMHEDSIEGLRDGVRVNVEGFANTVEQVRQDGCDTVVYASTSSIYGSRTEPSPESMDVEARTGYEASKLARERYGEYFANAHDMNVAGMRFFSVYQGYGGSEEHKGEYANIISQFAHDIANGESPVIYGDGSHTRDFTHVSDIVRGLELAADHELTGVYNLGTGESYSANEVVEMLKEELDSDVEPEHVENPIPDDMFVHDTMADRSKMTEATGWEPEISFEEGLKEVCAPYK, from the coding sequence ATGCAGGACAAACGCGTCATGGTGACCGGCGGTGCGGGTTTCATCGGTTCGAATCTGGCGAACTACCTCGCGGCGGACAACGACGTAATCGCGGTGGACGACCTCTACCTCGGCACGCCCGAGAATCTGGACGAGTCCGTCGAGTTCCACGACGTGAGCGTCGTGGACGACGACCTTCCGACCGAAGGCGTGGACGTGCTGTTCCACCTCGCGGCGCTGTCGTCGCTCACGATGCACGAGGACAGCATCGAGGGACTCCGCGACGGCGTCCGCGTCAACGTCGAGGGCTTCGCCAACACCGTCGAGCAGGTCCGACAGGACGGGTGCGACACCGTGGTCTACGCCTCCACTTCGTCTATCTACGGGAGTCGGACCGAACCCTCGCCCGAGAGCATGGACGTGGAGGCGCGCACGGGCTACGAGGCTTCGAAACTCGCCCGCGAGCGCTACGGCGAGTACTTCGCCAACGCCCACGACATGAACGTCGCGGGGATGCGCTTCTTCTCGGTGTATCAGGGCTACGGCGGGTCGGAAGAACACAAGGGCGAGTACGCCAACATCATCTCGCAGTTCGCACACGACATCGCCAACGGCGAGTCGCCGGTCATCTACGGCGACGGCAGTCATACCCGCGACTTCACCCACGTCTCGGACATCGTTCGGGGCCTCGAACTCGCGGCCGACCACGAACTCACGGGCGTCTACAACCTCGGTACGGGCGAGTCCTACAGCGCCAACGAGGTCGTCGAGATGCTGAAGGAGGAACTCGACTCGGACGTCGAACCGGAGCACGTCGAGAACCCCATCCCCGACGACATGTTCGTCCACGACACGATGGCCGACCGCTCGAAGATGACGGAGGCGACCGGCTGGGAACCCGAAATCAGCTTCGAGGAGGGTCTGAAAGAGGTCTGCGCGCCGTACAAGTAA
- a CDS encoding DUF4383 domain-containing protein: MTRTRSYSDAERPERTERTPSVTDSVRRFGFVHAFAGLAGLVGPAVEGNDDGLVNTEPGLFLGVVAVNGPHALFHLLWGLLGLSASRDEGSARRHALLSAVVFATLAAVGWRRFGFERGVHRIGVFAVDGWGNLGHAIVSVLGLRTAMRS; encoded by the coding sequence ATGACACGGACACGTAGCTACTCCGACGCAGAGCGCCCGGAGCGGACCGAACGGACGCCGAGCGTGACGGACTCGGTCCGGCGGTTCGGCTTCGTCCACGCGTTCGCCGGACTCGCGGGTCTCGTCGGTCCGGCGGTCGAGGGGAACGACGACGGACTCGTCAACACGGAGCCGGGACTGTTCCTCGGCGTCGTCGCTGTCAACGGTCCCCACGCGCTGTTCCACCTCCTGTGGGGACTGCTGGGCCTGAGCGCCAGTCGCGACGAGGGGTCGGCCCGGAGACACGCCCTACTGAGCGCCGTCGTCTTCGCGACGCTGGCCGCCGTCGGCTGGCGGCGATTCGGCTTCGAGCGAGGCGTCCACCGCATCGGCGTCTTCGCCGTCGATGGCTGGGGGAACCTCGGTCACGCCATCGTCTCCGTGCTCGGTCTGCGCACCGCGATGCGGTCGTGA
- a CDS encoding PKD domain-containing protein yields MARYEWDFTGDGTADATGQFANHTYEESGKKRATLRAVGADGRTDTMTRAVRVRPTLDA; encoded by the coding sequence ATAGCCCGCTACGAGTGGGACTTCACGGGTGACGGGACTGCGGACGCGACCGGGCAGTTCGCCAACCACACCTACGAGGAGTCGGGGAAGAAAAGGGCGACGTTGCGGGCGGTCGGTGCGGACGGCCGCACCGACACGATGACTCGCGCGGTTCGCGTCAGACCGACGCTGGACGCGTAG
- a CDS encoding NAD(P)/FAD-dependent oxidoreductase has product MTEKVVVLGAGYAGAGAVQRLEEELHHADAELTWISENNYHLVLHEAHRVIRDPSVEKDITIPVGDIASPSTEFVQARVESVDTDDQTVELDGEDSVEYDYLLVALGSQTAYYGIPGMEENALTLKNLDDAHEIHDQVERAASQASRNDPATVVIGGAGLSGIQSAGEVAEYRDEHRAPIDIYLVEALEEIMPGQDSELQGTVRRHLEEADVEILTDDPITEATEDAIEFDEGDPLDYDVFVWTGGITGQDALDGTELDNEHNRVTTESNFQTSDESVFAIGDSAIIDQGEDPAPPTAQAAWQAAEVAGQNIARAINDQPLKTWTYDDKGTLISVGETAVAHDVDSVPIRTFNSYPAKFLKKAVAARWIADLTSWPRALKAWDSL; this is encoded by the coding sequence ATGACTGAGAAGGTCGTCGTACTCGGCGCCGGTTACGCCGGTGCAGGCGCGGTTCAGCGATTGGAAGAGGAACTACACCACGCCGACGCCGAGTTGACGTGGATTTCGGAGAACAACTACCACCTCGTGCTCCACGAGGCCCACCGGGTCATCCGCGACCCGAGCGTGGAGAAGGACATCACGATTCCCGTCGGCGACATCGCTAGCCCGAGCACGGAGTTCGTGCAGGCGCGAGTCGAGAGCGTCGATACCGACGACCAGACAGTCGAACTCGACGGCGAGGACTCGGTCGAGTACGACTACCTGCTCGTCGCGCTCGGGAGCCAGACCGCCTACTACGGCATCCCCGGGATGGAGGAGAACGCGCTGACGCTCAAGAACCTCGACGACGCCCACGAGATTCACGACCAAGTCGAGCGGGCGGCCTCGCAGGCCTCGCGCAACGACCCCGCGACGGTCGTCATCGGCGGCGCTGGCCTGTCGGGTATCCAGAGCGCGGGCGAGGTCGCGGAGTACCGCGACGAACACCGCGCGCCCATCGACATCTACCTCGTGGAAGCGCTCGAAGAAATCATGCCCGGACAGGACTCCGAACTTCAGGGGACGGTCCGGCGACACCTCGAAGAGGCCGACGTCGAAATCCTGACCGACGACCCCATCACGGAGGCCACCGAGGACGCCATCGAGTTCGACGAGGGCGACCCCCTCGACTACGACGTGTTCGTCTGGACCGGCGGTATCACCGGACAGGACGCGCTCGACGGCACCGAACTCGACAACGAGCACAACCGCGTCACCACGGAGTCAAACTTCCAGACCAGCGACGAGAGCGTCTTCGCCATCGGCGACTCGGCCATCATCGACCAAGGCGAGGACCCCGCACCGCCGACCGCGCAGGCGGCGTGGCAGGCCGCCGAGGTGGCGGGCCAGAACATCGCCCGCGCCATCAACGACCAACCGCTGAAGACGTGGACCTACGACGACAAGGGGACGCTCATCTCGGTCGGCGAGACCGCGGTCGCCCACGACGTCGATTCGGTCCCGATTCGGACGTTCAACTCCTACCCCGCGAAGTTCCTGAAGAAGGCCGTGGCCGCGCGCTGGATTGCCGACCTCACGTCGTGGCCCCGCGCGCTGAAGGCGTGGGACTCGCTGTAG
- the rocF gene encoding arginase, whose protein sequence is MNRQVQIIGVPMDLGADRRGVDMGSSTIRYAGLADELRAAGVETTDAGDLPVPRAEERDPETVQPSTGSAKFLQETAEVCTDLADEVAETLDGGKFPLVLGGDHSIAIGTVTGAARDADIGVIWFDAHGDFNTPATSPSGNVHGMPLAALLGIGDFADTEWANAPNLSEENVAMVGLRRLDDAEREAIRESDVTAFTMSDIDERGVVPVVEDALDVATDGTDGIHVSLDMDWLDPKEAPGVGTPVRGGVNYREAHSALETVAERDETEGILRSLEVVEVNAILDEHNETAELATELAASALGKRIL, encoded by the coding sequence ATGAACCGACAGGTGCAGATAATCGGGGTTCCGATGGACCTCGGTGCAGACCGACGGGGCGTGGACATGGGGTCGTCTACCATCCGATACGCAGGACTCGCGGACGAACTCCGAGCGGCGGGCGTCGAAACGACCGACGCCGGCGATTTGCCGGTCCCGCGGGCCGAAGAGCGCGACCCGGAGACCGTCCAACCAAGTACGGGTTCGGCCAAGTTCCTGCAAGAGACCGCCGAGGTGTGTACGGACCTCGCCGACGAAGTGGCCGAGACCCTCGACGGGGGCAAGTTCCCGCTCGTCCTCGGCGGCGACCACTCCATCGCCATCGGGACGGTGACGGGCGCTGCCCGCGACGCCGATATCGGGGTCATCTGGTTCGACGCCCACGGCGACTTCAACACGCCCGCGACCTCGCCGTCGGGCAACGTGCACGGGATGCCGTTGGCGGCGCTACTCGGAATCGGCGACTTCGCGGACACCGAGTGGGCCAACGCCCCGAACCTCAGTGAGGAGAACGTGGCCATGGTCGGTCTCCGGCGTCTGGACGACGCCGAGCGCGAGGCGATTCGGGAGAGCGACGTGACCGCCTTCACCATGTCCGACATCGACGAGCGCGGCGTCGTCCCCGTCGTGGAGGACGCACTCGACGTGGCGACCGACGGCACCGACGGTATCCACGTCAGCCTCGACATGGACTGGCTCGACCCCAAGGAAGCGCCGGGCGTCGGGACGCCGGTCCGCGGCGGCGTCAACTACCGAGAGGCTCACTCCGCGCTGGAGACCGTCGCCGAACGCGACGAGACCGAGGGCATCCTGCGGTCGCTGGAGGTCGTGGAGGTCAACGCGATTCTGGACGAGCACAACGAGACCGCGGAACTGGCGACCGAACTCGCGGCGAGCGCGCTCGGCAAGCGAATTCTTTGA
- a CDS encoding Rrf2 family transcriptional regulator, whose protein sequence is MSSIELTASQKKILRALVDLHRETEDAVKGEDIADEVDRNPGTIRNQMQSLKALQLVEGVPGPKGGYKPTANAFDALGVQDMDQEAEVPLFHEGEEVEEANVGEIDLASVHHPELCRAEIHVRGSVREFHEGDSVRVGPTPLSKLVIEGTVDGKDDTNNILILKIASMEAPAETPEH, encoded by the coding sequence ATGTCGTCAATCGAACTGACCGCGAGTCAGAAGAAAATTCTCCGCGCACTCGTAGACCTCCATCGGGAGACCGAAGACGCAGTCAAAGGTGAGGACATCGCCGACGAGGTGGACCGCAACCCCGGCACCATCCGGAACCAGATGCAGAGCCTGAAGGCCCTCCAACTGGTCGAAGGCGTTCCCGGTCCCAAGGGTGGGTACAAGCCGACCGCCAACGCGTTCGACGCCCTCGGCGTTCAGGACATGGACCAAGAGGCCGAAGTGCCGCTGTTCCACGAGGGGGAGGAAGTCGAGGAGGCGAACGTCGGTGAGATAGACCTCGCCAGCGTCCACCACCCCGAACTCTGCCGCGCCGAAATCCACGTCCGCGGGTCGGTCCGCGAGTTCCACGAGGGCGACTCGGTCCGCGTCGGTCCAACGCCGCTGTCCAAACTCGTCATCGAGGGGACCGTAGACGGGAAGGACGACACCAACAACATCCTCATCCTGAAGATAGCGTCGATGGAAGCGCCCGCCGAAACGCCCGAACACTAA
- the gyrB gene encoding DNA topoisomerase (ATP-hydrolyzing) subunit B, which translates to MSQESEYGAGQIQVLEGLQAVRKRPAMYIGSTDARGLHHLVFEVVDNSIDEALAGYCDSIDVSIHDDGSVSIADDGRGIPVDTHEEYDKPAVEVILTVLHAGGKFDNKSYQVSGGLHGVGVSVVNALSEHFEVEVKRDGALWHQEFEQGEPTTSLERVRDLEPDEETGTEIRFWPDSEIFETTEFAYSTLESRLRELAFLNSGVAISLSDRREEDGQSDTFEYEGGIREFVEYLNETKTPLHREVIYFEDEDQNIQVEVAMQATDELQGSIHAFANNINTREGGTHLTGFKTALTRFVNDYANENDLLADLDENLKGEDVREGLTAVISVKHPDPQFEGQTKTKLGNSEVRGIVESAIHEGLSTYFEENPDTAESIVSKAVEAAKARKAAKKAEELTRRKNALASTALPGKLADCQSRDPSKSELFVVEGDSAGGSAKQARDREFQAILPLFGKVLNVEKHRLDRVLENDKIRNFITAIGTGVGDEFDIDDARYHKIIIMTDADVDGAHIRTLYLTLLYRYMRPLLEAGYVYAAQPPLYRIRHRGETYDAMTEEERDRIIEEECDGKPSQVQRFKGLGEMNPEQLWDTTMNPDNRILKQINVEDAATADKMFSVLMGDAVEPRKQFIKEHATEAEWVDI; encoded by the coding sequence ATGAGTCAGGAAAGTGAATACGGGGCCGGGCAAATCCAGGTTCTCGAAGGCCTACAAGCGGTTCGGAAACGCCCGGCGATGTATATCGGTTCTACCGACGCACGAGGGTTACACCACCTCGTGTTCGAAGTCGTTGACAATTCTATCGACGAAGCCCTCGCCGGTTACTGTGACTCCATTGATGTGAGTATCCACGACGATGGCTCGGTCAGCATCGCCGACGACGGCCGGGGCATCCCCGTGGACACCCACGAGGAGTACGACAAGCCCGCCGTCGAGGTCATTCTGACCGTCCTCCACGCCGGCGGGAAGTTCGACAACAAGTCCTATCAGGTCTCCGGCGGTCTCCACGGCGTCGGCGTCTCGGTGGTCAACGCCCTCTCGGAACACTTCGAAGTCGAGGTCAAGCGCGACGGTGCGCTCTGGCATCAGGAGTTCGAACAGGGCGAACCGACCACCTCGCTGGAACGCGTCCGGGACCTCGAACCCGACGAGGAGACGGGCACCGAGATTCGGTTCTGGCCCGACAGCGAGATATTCGAGACCACCGAGTTCGCCTACTCGACGCTGGAGAGTCGCCTGCGCGAACTCGCCTTCCTCAACTCCGGGGTGGCCATCTCGCTGTCGGACCGGCGCGAGGAGGACGGCCAATCGGACACCTTCGAGTACGAGGGCGGCATCCGGGAGTTCGTCGAATATCTCAACGAGACCAAGACGCCCCTCCACCGGGAGGTCATCTACTTCGAAGACGAGGACCAGAACATCCAAGTGGAGGTGGCGATGCAGGCCACCGACGAACTGCAGGGGTCGATTCACGCCTTCGCCAACAACATCAACACCCGCGAAGGCGGCACCCACCTCACCGGGTTCAAGACCGCCCTGACGCGGTTCGTCAACGACTACGCCAACGAGAACGACCTGTTGGCCGACTTGGACGAGAACCTGAAGGGCGAGGACGTGCGCGAGGGCCTGACGGCCGTCATCTCGGTCAAGCACCCCGACCCGCAGTTCGAGGGCCAGACCAAGACCAAACTCGGCAACAGCGAGGTCCGGGGCATCGTGGAGTCGGCGATTCACGAGGGACTCTCGACCTACTTCGAGGAGAACCCCGACACCGCCGAGTCCATCGTCTCGAAGGCCGTCGAGGCCGCGAAGGCCCGGAAGGCCGCGAAGAAGGCCGAGGAGTTGACCCGGCGGAAGAACGCGCTGGCGTCGACCGCCCTCCCCGGGAAACTGGCCGACTGCCAGTCGCGAGACCCGTCCAAGTCCGAACTGTTCGTGGTCGAGGGCGACTCCGCAGGAGGGTCGGCCAAGCAGGCCCGGGACCGCGAGTTCCAAGCCATCCTCCCGCTGTTCGGCAAGGTCCTCAACGTCGAGAAGCACCGCCTCGACCGGGTGCTGGAGAACGACAAGATTCGGAACTTCATCACCGCCATCGGCACCGGCGTCGGCGACGAGTTCGACATCGACGACGCGCGCTACCACAAGATAATCATCATGACCGACGCCGACGTGGACGGCGCGCACATCCGGACGCTGTACCTGACGCTGCTGTATCGGTACATGCGGCCGCTGCTCGAAGCGGGGTACGTCTACGCGGCCCAACCGCCGCTCTACCGCATCCGACACCGCGGCGAAACGTACGACGCCATGACCGAGGAGGAGCGCGACCGCATCATCGAGGAGGAGTGCGACGGCAAGCCCTCGCAGGTCCAGCGGTTCAAGGGACTCGGCGAGATGAACCCCGAGCAGTTGTGGGACACGACGATGAACCCCGACAACCGCATCCTCAAGCAAATCAACGTCGAGGACGCCGCCACCGCGGACAAGATGTTCTCGGTGCTGATGGGCGACGCAGTCGAACCGCGCAAGCAGTTCATCAAAGAACACGCTACGGAAGCAGAGTGGGTTGACATCTGA
- a CDS encoding HAD family hydrolase has protein sequence MPDYDAILFDNDGVLVEPPADATLRRAAESAFRAVGVQSPAEEHLADVLRGVTPESLRAVCGAYDLNPDEFWTARDRHASEAQRGEFREGTRARYDDVAALADLDHDFGIVSSNQHATIEFILDHCEFRDLFGTHYGREMGVESLDKKKPNPHYLDRALADLGADSALYVGDSESDVVAAHRAGLDSAFVRRDHCEGVELSVEPTYEVRDLWGITEIADGRSRR, from the coding sequence ATGCCGGATTACGACGCGATTCTATTCGACAACGACGGCGTGCTGGTCGAACCGCCGGCCGACGCGACCCTCCGACGGGCGGCCGAATCGGCGTTCCGCGCGGTGGGCGTCCAGTCTCCCGCCGAGGAACACCTCGCCGATGTACTCCGGGGCGTCACCCCCGAGAGCCTCCGGGCGGTCTGCGGAGCCTACGATTTGAACCCCGACGAGTTCTGGACGGCCCGGGACCGCCACGCTTCGGAGGCTCAGCGCGGCGAGTTCCGCGAGGGTACGCGGGCGCGCTACGACGACGTGGCGGCGCTCGCGGACCTCGACCACGACTTCGGAATCGTGAGTTCCAACCAGCACGCGACCATCGAGTTCATCCTCGACCACTGCGAGTTCCGCGACCTGTTCGGCACCCACTACGGTCGCGAGATGGGAGTCGAGAGTCTCGACAAGAAGAAGCCGAACCCCCACTACCTCGACCGCGCGCTGGCCGACCTCGGCGCCGACTCCGCGCTCTACGTCGGCGACAGCGAGAGCGACGTGGTGGCGGCCCACCGCGCAGGTCTCGACTCGGCGTTCGTCCGGCGCGACCACTGCGAGGGCGTCGAGTTGTCGGTCGAACCGACCTACGAGGTCCGAGACCTGTGGGGAATCACAGAGATAGCTGACGGTCGGTCACGGAGATAG
- a CDS encoding PQQ-binding-like beta-propeller repeat protein translates to MVSPTDVDDDRRRLLAGVGVAAFGDVSLGERGGDGDGRGGSERNGDSDDDTGERSGVHPDWRTRGFDAGNTSYNHATTGPTERGLPTWHFWEFTTGPVVADGTVYVGGRGGWGDDRTSDGVYAVDPETGERKWEATFEDASFGRPTVFGGTVYAFGSEDVLYALDAATGEERWRYADAANVGTPVVADGTVFLGGRERLVALDAETGAHRWEYGTTDGIAYSPAVRRGRVFASEGTWRTSEHRLHAFDAATGERRWTYEYPDDCEFVRTAPTVGEGTVFVGGGSHDIDKGLGRVVALDANTGEVAWSWVGDEPMNQTMALAHDTLYVPTKGAFTALDATTGEERWQFAVDSADRNPMARIDRFSPPAVVGDTVYVGGYDAAVYALDARAGTCRWRYALGETSRASSQPAVVDGTVYVACDHLYAFSETGDASVEANFVFENTGPGPEHEIRVGRRVTFWGRLTTGR, encoded by the coding sequence ATGGTCTCCCCCACAGACGTGGACGACGACAGGCGACGGTTGCTGGCGGGCGTCGGCGTCGCGGCGTTCGGCGACGTCTCACTCGGCGAGCGAGGCGGGGACGGCGACGGACGCGGCGGCAGTGAACGGAACGGCGACTCGGACGACGATACCGGCGAGCGGTCCGGCGTCCACCCCGACTGGCGGACCCGCGGGTTCGACGCCGGAAACACGAGCTACAACCACGCGACGACCGGTCCGACCGAGCGGGGTCTCCCGACGTGGCACTTCTGGGAGTTCACGACCGGCCCGGTGGTCGCCGACGGTACCGTCTACGTCGGCGGCCGTGGCGGATGGGGCGACGACCGGACCAGCGACGGTGTCTACGCGGTGGACCCCGAGACCGGCGAACGGAAGTGGGAAGCGACGTTCGAGGACGCGTCGTTCGGGCGACCCACGGTCTTCGGCGGGACCGTCTACGCCTTCGGGTCCGAGGACGTGCTGTACGCGCTCGACGCGGCGACCGGCGAGGAGCGCTGGCGCTACGCCGACGCGGCGAACGTCGGAACCCCGGTGGTCGCCGACGGAACGGTCTTCCTCGGCGGCCGCGAGCGGTTGGTCGCACTCGACGCCGAGACGGGCGCGCACCGGTGGGAGTACGGCACCACCGACGGAATCGCGTACTCACCGGCGGTCCGTCGGGGACGCGTGTTCGCCAGCGAGGGCACGTGGCGCACCTCGGAACACCGACTCCACGCCTTCGACGCCGCGACCGGCGAGCGACGCTGGACGTACGAGTATCCGGACGACTGCGAGTTCGTCAGAACCGCGCCGACAGTGGGCGAGGGGACGGTCTTCGTCGGCGGCGGGTCCCACGACATCGACAAGGGTCTGGGCCGGGTCGTCGCGTTGGACGCGAACACCGGCGAGGTGGCGTGGTCGTGGGTCGGAGACGAACCCATGAACCAGACGATGGCATTGGCTCACGACACCCTGTACGTCCCCACGAAGGGCGCGTTCACGGCGCTCGACGCGACGACCGGCGAGGAGCGCTGGCAGTTCGCCGTCGATTCCGCAGACCGGAATCCGATGGCCCGCATCGACCGATTCTCACCCCCGGCGGTTGTCGGCGACACCGTGTACGTCGGCGGATACGACGCCGCGGTCTACGCGCTCGACGCCCGCGCGGGGACCTGTCGCTGGCGGTACGCCCTCGGCGAGACGTCGCGCGCGAGTTCCCAACCGGCGGTCGTCGATGGGACCGTGTACGTGGCCTGCGACCACCTCTACGCCTTTTCGGAGACCGGGGACGCGAGCGTGGAGGCGAACTTCGTCTTCGAGAACACGGGACCCGGTCCCGAACACGAGATTCGCGTCGGCAGGCGAGTCACGTTCTGGGGGCGACTCACCACGGGCCGATAG
- the gyrA gene encoding DNA gyrase subunit A — MSSDTSDLPNEVAERVRNVRVEDEMEQSYIDYAMSVIAGRALPDVRDGLKPVHRRILYAMHRSGITSGASHRKSSNIVGDTMGDFHPHGDKSIYDALARMAQEFSMRYPLVDGQGNFGSVDGDPPAAMRYTEARMAPIAEELLADIDMDTVDWQSNYDDRLQEPEVLPSAFPNLLVNGSSGIAVGMSTNIPPHNLGEVIDATVELIENPDATVEDLMEHVKGPDFPTGANIVGRNAVHAAYKTGRGRIRVRAEFEVEERENGSDRIVITELPYQTNKARMVEKIADAVNEGSIEGIRDLRDESDRDGIRVVVELKQNAMAEVVKNQLIEGYLEKTFGVINLALVNGEPKVLSLKETLRHYLDHRKDVVRRRSQHELAEAEDRAHILEGRLTALENADDVVDIIQDAEDRDEAKADLQTAYDFSDEQVDHIVRMQLGSLTSMEAAEIEDEYEDVQARIERLETILGSESELLSVIKEELLEVKEEYDDDRRTSFIENTDEVTREDLIAEEDVVVVVTEQDYVKRMPVSQFDAQNRGGKGIIGGDIKEGDRVSKVFRANTHDYLLCFTNHGQVYRLKAYEIPEMSRTARGKSAINLLDLDDGEEITAVVNTDDFEDDECLSMVTRDGYVKRTDTEEFDNILSTGIIAAKLEDGDELVDVKVTDGTKDLLIATANGMSIRFDESEARAMGRNARGVHGIELRGDDEVVGMVAAADDTDENLLTVTERGYGKRTPLTEYRRQSRNGYGLMDIKTGDRNGSVTSVKAVAPDDDLIIMSQAGQIMRIRADDISEVGRNTMGVKVMELEGADQVASVDVVPDTDEQ; from the coding sequence ATGAGTTCGGACACGTCCGACCTCCCGAACGAGGTCGCAGAGCGCGTACGCAACGTGCGCGTCGAAGACGAGATGGAGCAGAGTTACATCGACTACGCGATGTCGGTCATCGCGGGACGGGCCCTGCCCGACGTTCGAGACGGGTTGAAGCCCGTCCACCGGCGCATCCTCTACGCGATGCACCGGTCGGGCATCACCAGCGGCGCGAGTCACCGGAAGTCCTCGAACATCGTGGGCGACACGATGGGTGACTTCCACCCGCACGGCGACAAGTCCATCTACGACGCGCTGGCGCGGATGGCACAGGAGTTCTCGATGCGGTACCCGCTGGTGGACGGGCAGGGTAACTTCGGGTCCGTGGACGGCGACCCGCCGGCGGCGATGCGGTACACGGAGGCCCGAATGGCCCCCATCGCCGAGGAGTTGCTGGCGGACATCGACATGGACACCGTCGATTGGCAGTCCAACTACGACGACCGACTTCAGGAACCGGAGGTGCTGCCGTCCGCGTTCCCGAACCTGCTGGTGAACGGGTCGTCGGGTATCGCGGTCGGGATGAGTACGAACATCCCGCCCCACAACCTCGGCGAGGTCATCGACGCGACGGTGGAACTCATCGAGAACCCCGACGCGACCGTCGAGGACCTGATGGAACACGTCAAGGGTCCGGACTTCCCGACCGGCGCGAACATCGTCGGCAGGAACGCGGTCCACGCCGCGTACAAGACCGGCCGGGGCCGCATCCGCGTCCGCGCGGAGTTCGAGGTCGAGGAGCGCGAGAACGGGAGCGACCGCATCGTCATCACGGAACTCCCCTACCAGACCAACAAGGCTCGGATGGTCGAGAAGATAGCCGACGCCGTCAACGAGGGGAGCATCGAGGGCATCCGGGACCTCCGCGACGAGTCCGACCGCGACGGCATCCGCGTCGTGGTCGAACTGAAGCAGAACGCGATGGCCGAGGTCGTCAAGAACCAACTCATCGAGGGGTACCTCGAGAAGACGTTCGGCGTCATCAACCTCGCGCTGGTGAACGGCGAACCCAAGGTGCTGTCGCTCAAGGAGACGCTCCGGCACTACCTCGACCACCGCAAGGACGTCGTCCGGCGTCGGAGCCAGCACGAACTCGCCGAGGCCGAGGACCGCGCCCACATCCTCGAAGGCCGACTCACGGCGCTGGAGAACGCCGACGACGTGGTCGATATCATCCAAGACGCCGAGGACCGCGACGAGGCGAAGGCCGACCTCCAGACCGCCTACGACTTCTCGGACGAGCAGGTGGACCACATCGTCCGGATGCAACTCGGTAGCCTCACGTCGATGGAGGCCGCCGAAATCGAGGACGAGTACGAGGACGTGCAGGCCCGCATCGAGCGCCTTGAGACCATCCTCGGCTCCGAGTCCGAACTCCTCTCGGTCATCAAGGAGGAGCTACTGGAAGTCAAGGAGGAGTACGACGACGACCGACGGACCTCCTTCATCGAGAACACCGACGAGGTGACCCGCGAGGACCTCATCGCCGAGGAGGACGTGGTCGTGGTCGTGACCGAGCAGGACTACGTCAAGCGGATGCCCGTCTCGCAGTTCGACGCCCAGAACCGCGGCGGCAAGGGCATCATCGGCGGCGACATCAAGGAGGGCGACCGGGTGTCGAAGGTGTTCCGCGCAAACACCCACGACTACCTGCTCTGTTTCACCAACCACGGGCAGGTCTACCGGCTGAAAGCGTACGAGATTCCGGAGATGTCCCGCACCGCCCGGGGCAAGTCTGCGATAAACCTCCTCGACCTCGACGACGGCGAGGAGATTACCGCGGTCGTCAACACCGACGACTTCGAGGACGACGAGTGTCTGAGCATGGTCACTCGCGACGGCTACGTCAAGCGGACCGACACCGAAGAGTTCGACAACATCCTCTCGACCGGCATCATCGCCGCGAAACTGGAGGACGGCGACGAACTCGTAGACGTGAAGGTGACCGACGGGACGAAGGACCTGCTCATCGCCACCGCCAACGGCATGTCGATTCGGTTCGACGAGTCCGAGGCCCGCGCGATGGGCCGCAACGCCCGCGGGGTCCACGGCATCGAACTCCGCGGCGACGACGAGGTAGTCGGTATGGTCGCGGCGGCCGACGACACCGACGAGAACTTGCTCACCGTCACCGAGCGCGGATACGGCAAGCGCACGCCGCTCACCGAGTACCGCCGACAGTCGCGCAACGGCTACGGGCTGATGGACATCAAGACCGGCGACCGCAACGGGTCGGTCACGTCGGTGAAGGCGGTTGCGCCCGACGACGACCTCATCATCATGAGCCAGGCCGGTCAGATTATGCGGATTCGGGCCGACGACATCTCGGAAGTCGGCCGGAACACGATGGGCGTGAAAGTGATGGAACTCGAAGGTGCGGACCAAGTCGCCAGCGTGGACGTGGTCCCTGACACGGACGAACAGTAG